Proteins from a genomic interval of Diprion similis isolate iyDipSimi1 chromosome 10, iyDipSimi1.1, whole genome shotgun sequence:
- the LOC124411210 gene encoding mitochondrial E3 ubiquitin protein ligase 1, with the protein MEYLGEIIALGVDGIIFGICLKQYYHCKNALTAVKGAEFYDVGTDLGKVLDDTQGQKLDYVAIRGIVKPLGEPLCSVKNKNLTGVVQKLSIKEHVVARTTTGFWSDQERTIQEVYNNVPFVLRHGSYNIEVVDALAAEILDMDTISDHFEPSVPTFTDHLWGFFTGVRQRGLQSTEEMLRDGAIITGIGELSKTVARSGNIRLQPPLNGTPYYLTSMSVTSLLRKLDERRKTYWWLCVMFGGIGLLIGGIVVRRYWRDREEERLAKELRESLAASRKERRQRVRDRDLREDQICVVCRSNPKEIILLPCGHVCLCEDCAEGIITQCPVCRTTISQKNPAYFI; encoded by the exons ATGGAGTATTTAGGGGAAATAATTGCGCTCGGAGTAGatggaataatttttggtATATGTTTGAAGCAGTATTATCACTGTAAGAACGCTCTCACCGCCGTCAAG GGCGCAGAGTTTTACGATGTCGGCACAGACCTTGGCAAGGTGCTCGATGACACGCAGGGTCAAAAATTGGATTACGTAGCGATAAGAGGAATCGTCAAACCGCTTGGCGAGCCTCTCTGCAgtgtcaaaaacaaaaacctaaCAGGTGTCGTTCAGAAATTAAGCATCAAGGAACATGTCGTCGCTCGAACCACAACGGGTTTCTG GTCAGATCAAGAACGAACGATACAAGAAGTCTACAACAACGTGCCATTTGTATTGCGACATGGCAGTTATAATATCGAAGTAGTCGATGCACTGGCTGCGGAAATACTAGATATGGACACAATATCGGATCACTTTGAACCGAGCGTACCGACATTCACAGATCACCTTTGGGGTTTTTTCACAG GGGTTCGTCAAAGAGGTCTCCAGTCGACTGAGGAGATGCTGAGAGATGGAGCGATTATCACAGGCATAGGAGAATTGTCAAAAACGGTTGCTCGATCCGGAAATATTAGATTACAACCACCGCTCAATGGGACACCCTATTACCTAACCAGCATGTCCGTCACCTCGCTTCTGAGAAAATTGGATGAACGAAGAAAAACATATTG GTGGTTGTGTGTGATGTTTGGTGGTATTGGCCTTCTGATAGGCGGAATAGTGGTGAGGAGATACTGGAGAgatagagaagaagaaagattgGCCAAAGAATTGCGAGAATCGTTAGCTGCGTCGCGTAAAGAAAGAAGACAAAGAGTAAGAGACAGAGATTTGCGAGAAGATCAGATCTGCGTTGTGTGTCGTTCGAATCCGAAGGAAATCATTTTACTTCCATGTGGGCACGTCTGTCTGTGTGAAGATTGCGCCGAGGGTATTATCACTCAATGCCCTGTCTGCAGAACTACCATTTCGCAAAAAAATCCCGCATATTTTATATAg